In the Mycosarcoma maydis chromosome 6, whole genome shotgun sequence genome, one interval contains:
- a CDS encoding GPI-anchor transamidase subunit GPI16 (related to GPI-anchor transamidase complex subunit Gpi16), which produces MVGRVGSESTATAAAGGTKRKRCTGWLYVLSLALLLAACPIGTALAATCGLHNVVAPASNVPSESLHETLLLKPLGDGRVLASFEFTLTSTSSSTSSFRLLPRALLQPIQHFGVSEVHLALNSGRWRYDSWGSPVTTLKQRRDYTSERWAHHPGYASSHGRVKLGEESVGTGAEVWARFDSHDAKREGWKGLTSALAGLFCTSLDALDERQTVEPHYAFSSSTNANASAQTLHALLPTEGVCTENLTPFLKLLPCKASAGLATLLNPLSLFSATFHGLAVHVTRLAQSDHAVDADAHHPGWNVVLTFTSVFSPALTRDVSIRDWSISSLFGRTIQSSCPLADSSLVRILKPADPETSAKYQVEPLPPLPACSKPGDEHHCDTSHGAKIGKRNGYHFLPVLEEQDEVTDELASSGLLAFETENERNEYEQRLHKRWAHYLDSVDGEYLYDLSSVSKDRGFSGLDVKMSWPHETRFTYPSTNNRTNVGGGAVNQVVHVERTLIGSGQERSTLQVTLTNTDARLAQRVLWYETLGYFVSPYLHTLRHSIELLPSAASADELLRSVADYQDPVEHITYQPTTSRRGGTSPFVIEAVVRIPASSTVVFTLELKKSFVPYSQHPPDAHRGFDLNPAIVIPLMPLDPRDSLTRHRPRHPANRIPPPRSDLYTSLLNLFPSLSPPPSSSIPIIPSKSHPRIYSPPSLLHLPTPDFSFVYTNIIFTSTVIALFFGSSLNTLLRTFTDFVF; this is translated from the coding sequence ATGGTCGGGCGAGTCGGCTCCGAGTCGACAGCTACGGCTGCTGCGGGCGGAACAAAACGAAAGCGGTGCACAGGCTGGCTGTACGTGCTATCTCTGGCACTTCTGCTGGCGGCTTGTCCCATCGGCACCGCTCTTGCAGCCACATGCGGACTCCACAACGTTGTTGCGCCAGCAAGCAACGTCCCATCCGAGTCACTACACGAGACGCTTCTCCTGAAACCTCTCGGCGACGGTCGTGTGCTCGCGTCATTCGAATTCACGCTCACTTCAACTTCGTCTTCCACGTCGAGCTTCCGTCTTCTTCCgcgagcgctgctgcagcccATTCAACACTTTGGCGTCTCGGAAGTACACCTTGCGCTCAACTCGGGTCGGTGGAGATACGACAGCTGGGGTTCGCCCGTGACGACGCTAAAGCAAAGGCGTGATTATACGTCCGAGCGATGGGCGCACCACCCCGGGTATGCCAGTAGCCATGGTAGAGTCAAGCTGGGCGAGGAGAGCGTTGGTACAGGAGCGGAAGTTTGGgctcgattcgattcgCATGATGCAAAACGTGAGGGCTGGAAAggcttgacgagcgcatTGGCAGGTTTGTTCTGTACCAGCTTGGACGCCTTGGATGAACGACAAACTGTGGAGCCGCACTATGCGTTTTCGTCAAGCACCAACGCTAATGCGAGCGCACAGACGCTGCATGCTTTGCTACCCACCGAAGGCGTGTGTACGGAAAACCTGACGCCGTTCCTCAAGCTGTTGCCATGCAAGGCCTCGGCGGGACTCGCGACACTGCTCAACCCTCTCTCGCTGTTCAGCGCCACCTTTCACGGGCTCGCAGTGCACGTTACACGTCTTGCGCAGTCAGACCACGccgtcgatgcagacgcCCACCACCCCGGATGGAACGTCGTCCTCACCTTTACTTCAGTCTTCTCGCCCGCACTGACGAGGGATGTCAGCATTCGAGATTGGTCGATTAGCTCCTTGTTCGGTCGCACGATCCAGTCTAGTTGTCCGCTTGCAGACTCGAGTCTGGTGCGCATCCTCAAGCCGGCGGATCCCGAGACAAGTGCAAAGTACCAGGTGGAACCTCTACCCCCCTTGCCAGCCTGCTCTAAACCTGGAGATGAGCATCACTGTGACACCTCACACGGCGCCAAAATTGGAAAACGAAACGGTTACCACTTCTTGCCTGTTCTGGAAGAGCAGGATGAAGTAACGGACGAATTGGCGTCTTCCGGATTGTTGGCGTTCGAGACAGAAAACGAGAGGAACGAGTACGAGCAGAGGCTGCACAAGCGGTGGGCGCACTATTTGGATTCGGTTGACGGCGAGTATCTGTACGACCTCTCGTCCGTCAGCAAGGATCGAGGGTTTAGCGGGCTGGATGTCAAGATGAGCTGGCCACACGAAACGAGATTCACCTACCCTTCCACTAACAATCGCACCAACGTCGGTGGAGGGGCAGTGAACCAGGTGGTACACGTCGAACGGACGCTCATCGGCTCTGGTCAAGAGCGAAGCACGTTGCAGGTGACTCTGACCAATACTGATGCAAGGCTAGCACAGCGAGTGTTGTGGTATGAGACGCTGGGATATTTCGTATCGCCATATCTGCATACTCTGCGACactcgatcgagttgcTTCCGTCGGCAGCTTCGGCGGATGAGCTACTGCGGAGCGTAGCGGATTACCAAGATCCAGTGGAGCATATCACGTATCAACCGACGACGAGTAGACGTGGTGGAACAAGTCCATTTGTGATCGAGGCTGTGGTAAGGATCCCGGCAAGTAGCACGGTAGTATTCACGCTCGAATTAAAGAAGTCCTTCGTACCGTATAGCCAGCATCCGCCAGATGCACATCGAGGCTTCGATCTAAATCCTGCCATCGTAATCCCGTTGATGCCTCTGGATCCAAGAGACTCGCTCACTCGCCACCGGCCTCGACACCCTGCCAACCGTatccctcctcctcgatcaGACCTCTACACATCTCTCCTCAATCTCTTCCCCTCCTTATCCCCACCTCCATCTTCTTCGATCCCCATCATCCCCTCCAAATCTCATCCCCGAATCTACTCCCCCCCAAGCCTCCTCCACTTGCCAACCCCCGACTTCTCTTTCGTCTATACCAACATCATCTTCACCAGCACCGTCATCGCTTTGTTCTTTGGCAGCTCCCTTAACACCCTTCTGCGCACGTTTACCGACTTCGTCTTCTGA
- a CDS encoding uncharacterized protein (related to SMI1 - beta-1,3-glucan synthesis protein), translating into MSGTSFFSQISSFFGGSANPSATPSPTRRTTTFGSGFGSSSRRGPPQALNANAWSLPYSTSNAIPNSPAYPHNGATSPIDSQYPPPSGIARASSPYGNEHVSAISTSSVAEFSNMYPTASTSTLTPATATCSVSVSAGGSVPTSAYPPMRHTWNRIRKWCRKNYPEISDTLNWPCSEDALDELEMTIGYALPSCVRESYLIYDGQELESNQSCQDGLFFGAALLSLDQVAQEWNFWRAVDEDPETAANPQLRNLMASCPHKWIRAEYSCRGWIPLITDHAGNYIGVDLSPHPAGGGSPGQVIIFGRDFDTKVVCWKGEGAGGWGRFLQMFADELEAGTFWTLEEASAGSDDEEDMIGYESYFSGGGAGASQGGGDRGGEGAAGFRLAGEYKGWPVLEAWADRSVRLWESVGFAPGKPQGTPHLEQQPQPQSVVDRQSQHLSMLAGEAGMPPTLHTVDENGEAIDAEASGSSRNPVIGRELEGGVSVDGPAHPLADSSISADTSVEVLIAAADATEPAQSISATEASTNGNEGAVTNLTPTNSTRRMSGMLSPPLPETKASLRKQKQRDEGWGSPMLGSSSPVVGAQPRRPVRPAPAPAPMLDLPTIEDVKAIQAAALADDGESHSVQFNSHAQGRSSFGHLGFRDFAGKIGAAGMVNGNGLASPHLGGAQRSESVELETRTSVEQRASANSSYIVGQRGRARGLGLENADIDVAAKALGGMSVRDEPSLIDANSAPASPLVRENARLAEAEVPAALA; encoded by the coding sequence ATGTCTGGAACTTCGTTCTTTTCGCAGATTTCGTCCTTCTTCGGAGGCAGTGCCAATCCCTCCGCTACACCTTCGCCTACGCgtcgcaccaccacctttGGCTCAGGCTTCGGCTCTTCCTCGCGTCGCGGCCCTCCTCAGGCCCTCAATGCAAATGCATGGTCGCTTCCTtacagcaccagcaacgccaTCCCCAATTCTCCCGCCTACCCTCACAATGGCGCCACCTCTCCCATCGATAGTCAGTATCCGCCCCCCTCCGGCATCGCTCGCGCATCTTCGCCGTACGGCAACGAGCAcgtctcggccatctcCACCAGCTCGGTCGCAGAATTTAGCAACATGTATCCCACCGCTTCCACTTCGACACTCACTCCCGCCACCGCAACTTGCTCCGTCAGCGTCTCTGCTGGAGGCTCTGTGCCCACGAGCGCATACCCTCCCATGCGTCACACCTGGAACCGCATTCGCAAGTGGTGCCGCAAAAATTATCCCGAGATCTCCGACACGCTCAACTGGCCCTGTTCGGAAgacgcgctcgacgagctcgagatgaCCATCGGCTATGCTCTTCCCTCGTGCGTGCGCGAGTCTTACCTCATCTACGACGGCCAAGAGCTCGAATCTAATCAGTCGTGCCAAGACGGTCTCTTTTTTGGTGCAGCGCTTCTCAGCCTGGATCAGGTCGCCCAGGAGTGGAACTTTTGGCGTGCCGTCGACGAAGACCCCGAGACGGCCGCCAACCCGCAGCTGCGCAATCTCATGGCCAGCTGCCCGCACAAGTGGATTCGCGCAGAGTATTCGTGCCGCGGCTGGATCCCTCTGATCACCGACCACGCGGGTAACTACATTGGCGTCGATCTCAGCCCACACCCAGCTGGAGGAGGATCGCCCGGACAGGTCATCATTTTTGGTCGCGACTTTGATACCAAGGTCGTCTGCTGGAAAGGGGAAGGCGCTGGAGGATGGGGTCGATTCCTCCAGATGtttgccgacgagctggaagcgggCACGTTCTGGACGCTCGAAGAGGCTAGCGCaggcagcgacgacgaagaagacaTGATCGGCTACGAGAGCTATTTCAGTGGTGGAGGTGCTGGCGCCAgtcaaggtggtggtgacCGTGGCGGCGAAGGTGCCGCTGGCTTCCGTCTCGCTGGCGAGTACAAGGGCTGGCCCGTGCTGGAAGCGTGGGCGGATAGATCGGTGCGCTTGTGGGAATCAGTCGGGTTCGCACCTGGAAAACCGCAGGGAACGCCGCATCTAGAACAGCAGCCCCAGCCGCAATCCGTGGTCGATCGACAGTCGCAGCATCTCTCGATGCTCGCTGGTGAGGCGGGCATGCCACCCACGTTGCATACAGTCGACGAGAACGGCGAAGcgatcgatgccgaggcaAGTGGATCGAGCCGCAATCCTGTGATAGGAAGAGAACTCGAGGGCGGAGTATCTGTGGATGGGCCAGCGCACCCGTTGGCCGATTCCTCGATCTCTGCTGATACGAGCGTCGAGGTTCTcatcgctgccgccgaTGCGACCGAGCCTGCGCAGAGCATCAGCGCCACCGAAGCCAGCACCAACGGCAATGAGGGCGCCGTCACCAATTTGACTCCCACCAATAGCACTCGTCGCATGTCGGGCATGCTATCCCCCCCTCTCCCCGAAACCAAAGCATCGCTgcgcaagcagaagcagcgagaCGAGGGGTGGGGATCGCCCATGCTcggatcgtcgtcgcccGTCGTCGGCGCTCAGCCACGTCGTCCCGTTCGACCGGCTCCCGCGCCAGCACCCATGTTGGATTTGCCTACGATCGAAGATGTCAAGGCGATCCAAGCGGCAGCGCTGGCCGACGATGGCGAATCACACAGCGTTCAATTCAATTCGCACGCTCAAGGACGCAGTTCGTTCGGCCATCTCGGATTCCGCGACTTTGCGGGTAAGATCGGTGCAGCAGGTATGGTGAATGGCAATGGTCTAGCAAGTCCGCATCTTGGTGGTGCGCAACGATCGGAATCGGTGGAACTGGAAACGCGGACTAGCGTGGAGCAGCGAGCCAGTGCGAATTCAAGCTACATCGTTGGGCAGAGAGGCAGGGCGAGAGGCTTGGGCCTCGAGAATGCGGATATCGATGTGGCCGCAAAGGCTCTAGGAGGCATGTCGGTACGTGACGAGCCGTCGCTCATTGACGCTAACTCGGCTCCCGCCTCGCCGTTGGTTAGGGAGAATGCTAGGCTGGCTGAAGCTGAGGTACCTGCTGCTCTGGCTTGA
- a CDS encoding mannosyl-oligosaccharide glucosidase (related to ER glucosidase I), protein MRQRNSVSRPRARLRAFAVIVAASLLLFLVLAPPRAHAYDVDDDADDDIDEQDVLKSSISPEVAQARDESDASLLWGTYRPQIYFGLRPRLPGSLLTGLAWFGLQDYSDFQHIRHQCSDQDGMKGFTWKYHDGRQFGIQEINDNENNYRIETSFLKVDTANKNGGSWGARISGFVMDPTKPASLTTFWYTAIESLESQLGLETEMDPGHGIERDIPIRLTGTAAGIGDFALRIEEPDAASGNANAQGNRFVTHPSGSATADDYAETVGKSHIFGKRVPVESVWKSKEIIQNDIMIRVQQAVQTYGKDKMPDPALTLSLSDQVAPGSTIFAVQKSFTGNFTFDVFFDSASTPRGERLSSAGLTHALRASRQAYDVRFEHALHLGSKNYSAQYIEFARDLTSSITGGIGFYHGSAIVDRSFRHEYDAETGSGVYDPEVHGQANPQFTDPEQLFTATPCRNIFPRGFYWDEGFHLAHIGAWDNDLSLDILRSWIRLIDQDGWVAREQILGDEARSRVPDGFQTQYPQYGNPPTLILAVSAYVDRLVARIEKVGLSVDLLANQQVLTDFEALESTPVSEKMLASAALGQAFLREIYPKLRRHYRWFRRTQRGEIREWDREATSKHEAYRWRGRTKEHVLTSGLDDYPRAPIAHTGELHVDLHSWMGSFADTMAKIARVLDKQDDVEEYSRHYSDIVANLEDLHWSEQHKMYCDASVDENDQSYHVCHAGYVSLFPFMLELLEPDSPHLGHVLDLLSDPDQLWSAYGIRSLSPKDQLFGQGDNYWRGPVWVHMSYLSLRALRNKYATTSGPHQQKAREIYEKLRNNVVNNTFQQYNKTGYVFEQYNPTDGHGQRGYPFTGWSSTVALMMAEIFP, encoded by the coding sequence ATGAGACAAAGGAACAGCGTGTCGCGGCCGAGGGCACGTCTTCGAGCCTTTGCAGTCATCGTCGCAGCATCTTTGCTACtcttccttgtccttgcCCCGCCTCGTGCTCACGCTtacgacgtcgacgatgatgcagacgacgacattgacgagcaagatgtTTTGAAATCCTCAATATCTCCTGAAGTAGCGCAGGCGCGAGATGAATCTGACGCATCGCTGCTCTGGGGAACATACCGTCCACAAATTTACTTTGgccttcgtcctcgtcttcccGGATCCCTCTTAACCGGCCTCGCTTGGTTTGGCCTACAAGATTACAGCGACTTTCAGCATATTCGACATCAGTGCAGCGATCAAGACGGCATGAAAGGCTTCACCTGGAAATATCACGATGGTCGCCAGTTTGGAATCCAGGAAATCAACGACAATGAGAACAACTACCGCATCGAGACCAGCTTCCTCAAGGTCGACACTGCCAACAAGAATGGAGGCAGCTGGGGTGCTCGCATCTCAGGCTTTGTCATGGACCCCACTAAACCAGCATCTCTCACAACCTTTTGGTACACAGCTATCGAAAGCCTCGAGAGCCAGCTTGGGCTGGAAACCGAGATGGACCCTGGTCACGGCATAGAGCGTGATATACCCATTCGTCTTACCGGTACAGCGGCCGGTATCGGCGACTTTGCCCTTCGCATTGAAGAACCAGATGCTGCTAGTGGCAATGCCAACGCTCAAGGCAACCGCTTCGTCACCCATCCCAGCGGCTCTGCAACTGCTGATGACTACGCCGAGACCGTTGGCAAGTCACACATCTTTGGCAAACGCGTCCCCGTCGAATCGGTATGGAAGTCCAAAGAGATCATTCAGAACGACATTATGATCCGCGTACAACAAGCTGTACAGACATATGGCAAAGACAAGATGCCTGACCCTGCTCTGACTCTCAGTCTCTCGGACCAAGTCGCACCTGGGTCCACCATTTTTGCCGTCCAGAAATCCTTCACCGGCAATTTCACCTTTGATGTCTTTTTTGACAGCGCCTCGACTCCAAGAGGCGAGCGTCTTTCATCGGCTGGACTGACACATGCTCTCCGAGCCTCTCGTCAAGCCTACGACGTACGGTTCGAGCATGCTCTTCATCTCGGCTCTAAAAACTACTCGGCGCAGTACATCGAGTTTGCACGCGACctcacctcgtccatcACCGGCGGCATTGGCTTCTATCATGGCTCAGCTATTGTCGATCGCTCCTTCAGACACGAGTACGACGCCGAAACCGGCTCGGGTGTCTACGATCCCGAAGTGCACGGCCAGGCCAACCCGCAATTCACTGATCCAGAACAGCTCTTCACGGCGACGCCCTGCAGAAACATCTTCCCACGCGGATTCTACTGGGACGAAGGTTTCCATCTGGCTCATATTGGAGCGTGGGATAACGATCTCAGCCTGGATATCTTGCGTAGCTGGATCCGGCTGatcgatcaagatggctggGTAGCACGTGAGCAGATTCTTGGCGACGAGGCCAGATCGCGTGTACCAGACGGCTTTCAGACGCAGTATCCACAGTACGGTAACCCGCCGACACTGATTTTGGCCGTGAGCGCCTACGTCGACCGTCTTGTCGCGCGCATCGAAAAGGTGGGGCTGTCCGTCGATTTGCTGGCCAACCAGCAAGTGCTCACCGACTTTGAAGCGCTCGAGTCAACACCCGTTTCCGAAAAGATGCTCGCTTCGGCAGCACTTGGGCAGGCCTTCCTGCGCGAGATTTACCCCAAGCTGCGTCGACATTACCGCTGGTTCCGTCGTACGCAGCGCGGAGAGATCCGCGAATGGGATCGCGAAGCTACCTCAAAGCACGAGGCGTATCGATGGCGAGGGCGCACAAAGGAGCATGTCCTGACCAGCGGTCTTGACGACTACCCTCGTGCTCCTATTGCTCACACTGGCGAGCTTCATGTCGACCTGCATTCATGGATGGGCTCGTTTGCCGACACCATGGCCAAGATCGCTCGCGTGCTGgacaagcaagacgacgTGGAAGAATACTCGCGTCACTACTCGGACATTGTCGCCAACCTGGAAGATCTGCACTGGAGTGAGCAACACAAGATGTACTGCGATgcgagcgtcgacgagaaTGACCAGTCGTACCATGTCTGTCACGCTGGATACGTGTCACTGTTTCCATTCATGCTCGAGCTACTGGAGCCCGACTCGCCGCATCTGGGTCATGTGCTGGATCTGCTTTCAGATCCCGACCAGCTTTGGTCGGCGTATGGCATCCGATCGCTCAGTCCCAAGGACCAACTATTCGGTCAAGGCGACAATTATTGGCGAGGCCCTGTATGGGTTCACATGAGCTACCTCAGCTTGCGTGCGCTGCGCAACAAGTACGCTACCACATCCGGCCCTCACCAGCAGAAAGCTCGCGAGATCTACGAAAAGCTGCGAAACAACGTGGTCAACAATACGTTCCAGCAGTACAACAAAACTGGCTATGTGTTTGAGCAATACAACCCCACCGATGGTCATGGCCAAAGAGGATATCCCTTCACGGGCTGGTCGAGCACTGTCGCTCTAATGATGGCCGAGATATTCCCTTGA
- a CDS encoding DNA repair protein RAD14 (related to DNA repair protein RAD14): MATIASTSAMTVDDMDAADRAWAIQENRFRARARLRLQARARKPRTPLVKLTSSTATATAAQQANSDVPSIGPNADLRSVPATSRNAKLDSTQRNVVGSKGNVARTRRANDGEITLQRNKALGDYIEFDLSKLHNSKGGFLIDDEDPSSSRKTLDELRKEKEREKQRMRDYAEPGISLDLQVRPTCESCGSPEIVDHPFKRVFGIYVCRKCEREKPEIYSLLTKTEVKEDYLLTDAELKDEELLPHLLKANPHKATYSNMMLFCRKQVEVFAFGPGKWGSEDGLDAEFERREEEKAKKRGKKFQQGLADLRKRTRDNVWQRRKDDEHVHEWEEADERGKTVQRCTQCGYAVEVEVF, from the coding sequence ATGGCGACCATTGCTTCAACTTCAGCCATGACGGTGGACGACATGGATGCAGCCGACCGAGCCTGGGCGATCCAGGAGAACCGATTTCGGGCTAGAGCACGGCTTCGCCTCCAGGCAAGGGCTCGCAAACCTCGGACGCCCCTGGTCAAGCTcacgagcagcacagctACGGCGAccgcagcacagcaagccAACTCGGATGTGCCCTCTATCGGACCCAATGCCGACCTGCGTTCGGTGCCCGCCACTAGTCGGAATGCCAAACTCGACTCTACTCAACGTAACGTGGTCGGCAGCAAGGGCAACGTCGCCCGCACACGCAGGGCTAACGATGGCGAGATTACACTGCAGCGAAACAAGGCGCTCGGTGACTATATCGAGTTTGATCTTTCCAAACTTCACAACAGCAAAGGTGGTTTCCTGattgatgacgaggatccctcctcctcgcgcAAGACCTTGGACGAGTTGCGCAAGGAAAAGGAACGCGAGAAACAGCGTATGCGCGACTACGCCGAACCAGGCATCTCGCTTGATCTACAAGTACGGCCAACGTGCGAGAGCTGCGGCAGTCCGGAAATCGTCGATCACCCATTCAAACGTGTCTTTGGCATCTATGTGTGTCGCAAATGCGAGCGCGAGAAGCCCGAAATCTACTCGCTCTTAACCAAAACAGAGGTCAAGGAAGACTACCTTCTGACCGACGCCGAACTCAAAGATGAAGAGCTACTGCCGCACCTACTCAAGGCCAATCCGCACAAGGCGACGTATTCCAATATGATGCTCTTCTGTCGTAAGCAGGTAGAGGTGTTTGCGTTTGGTCCTGGAAAGTGGGGCTCAGAAGATGGCTTGGATGCGGAATTTGAGAGGAGAGAGGAGgaaaaggccaagaagaggGGCAAAAAGTTTCAGCAAGGGCTGGCAGATTTGAGGAAGCGAACGAGGGACAATGTATGGCAGAGAAGaaaggacgacgagcatgtTCACGAGTGGGAGGAAGCTGACGAGAGGGGCAAGACGGTTCAAAGATGTACACAGTGCGGATACGCCGTCGAAGTCGAAGTGTTTTGA